The Mannheimia granulomatis sequence CGATAGTTCAGTTAAGCAAGCCAAACCTGCAGCCATTGCAATCGGGTTGCCTGAAAGTGTACCTGCCTGATAAACCGGGCCGGTTGGGGCGATGTATTCCATTATCTCTTTTTTACCTCCGAAAGCACCGACCGGCATACCGCCACCGATAATTTTACCCAGTGTGGTTAAATCAGGCGTAACACCGTAGTAAGATTGAGCTCCACCTAACGCTACACGGAATCCTGTCATCACCTCATCAATAATAAATACTGTACCATATTGAGTACAAAGTTCACGTAAGCCTTGTAAGAAACCGTTTTGCGGTGGAATGCAGTTCATATTGCCGGCAACAGGTTCAACAATTAAGCAGGCAATTTCAGTTGGGTATTGTTCAAAAGCAGCTTTAACTGAATCTAAATCATTATAGGTGCAAGTAAGGGTGTGTTTTGCGAAATCTGCTGGTACACCAGGTCCACTTGGCTGCCCAAGGGTTAAAGCGCCTGAACCTGCTTTAACTAACAGAGAATCAGAATGCCCGTGATAACAGCCTTCAAATTTAATGATTTTATCCCGACCTGTGTATCCACGAGCCAAGCGAATAGCAGACATTGTGGCTTCTGTGCCTGAACTTACCATTCTTACCATTTCAATAGAAGGGACTAATTTGCAGACTAATTCGGCAAGTGTGATCTCCGCTGCTGTTGGCGCACCAAAACTTAATCCGTTCGGTACTGCTTTTAATACCGCATCAATAATTGATGGATAGTTATGTCCTAATACCATTGGGCCCCAAGAGCCGACATAGTCAATATACTGTTTTCCATCACTGTCGATAATATAAGCCCCTTGTGCTTTTTCAATAAAAACAGGTGTGCCACCAACCCCTTTAAAGGCTCTAACAGGAGAATTTACTCCCCCCGGAATAACTTTTTGTGCTTGTTCAAACAGTTTCTCTGACATTGACATAATGATTCCTTTTTGATTTTTATAAATTTGCTGACTATTGTACTGAAAAGCCTCGATTTTCGCTAAAAAATTTTACGACTTTGCTGCCTTATGATATTCTGATTACCTATTTTCTTGCTTATTTTCTGAGGTAATCCCACGATGTGGCTTACTTTTCTAACCGTATTTATTGTTTCGTTTTTATCATTAATCGTTATGAGACCGGTAGCGGAATTTATTGGTTTAGTCGATAAGCCTAACTTCCGTAAACGTCATCAAGGATTAATCCCGTTAATTGGCGGTATTGCGCTATTTTTAGGCAATTTGACCTTCTATTTTATGCAATGGCAAGATATGCGATTGCCTGAATTATACCTTTCGGCGGTGACGATTTTATTAATCATCGGTGTATTAGACGATCGATTTGATGTCAGTCCATTACTGCGGGCAGGTATTCAGGCCGGTTTGGCTGGGGCTATGATTTACAGTGGTTTATCACTAGAAAGTTTAGGACAAATTATTGCCCCTTTCAGTATTGAGCTTGGCTGGCTAGGAATTGTATTTACTGTTTTCATCACGATTGGTGTGATTAATGCTTTCAATATGGTTGATGGGATTGATGGCTTATTAGCTGGACTTTCCAGCGTGAGTTTTGCCGGTCTGGGCACGTTAATGTTTATTAATGGCGAACCAAGTCTGGGGTATTGGTGCTTTGCGATTATATTTGTGCTACTGCCTTATGCGATGTTTAATTTAAGCTTGTTTGGGGCAAAATGGAAAGTGTTTATGGGCGACTCCGGTAGTATGTTAATCGGCTTTACCATTATTTGGATTTTATTACTCAGCACCCAAGGTCAAGGCTCTCCGATTAGCCCTATTACCGGTTTATGGCTGATTGCCGTACCGTTAATTGATATGGTGGCGGTTATTATTCGTCGTTTGAAAAAAGGTAAAAGTCCGTTCAAACCTGACCGCTTGCATTTACATCATTTAATGATGCGAGCAGGCTTAACTTCTCGTCAAGCATTGTTAGTGATTACGCTGTGGGCAGCATTTTGTTCGACCATCGGAGTGTTAGGGGAAGTTTATTACTGGAACCAATGGGTAATGATGTTAATGTTTCTTGGCCTATTTTTGCTTTATGCTTATTCGATTACCCATGCATGGCGAGTAACCCGTTTTGTTCGACGTTTAAAA is a genomic window containing:
- the hemL gene encoding glutamate-1-semialdehyde 2,1-aminomutase, which produces MSMSEKLFEQAQKVIPGGVNSPVRAFKGVGGTPVFIEKAQGAYIIDSDGKQYIDYVGSWGPMVLGHNYPSIIDAVLKAVPNGLSFGAPTAAEITLAELVCKLVPSIEMVRMVSSGTEATMSAIRLARGYTGRDKIIKFEGCYHGHSDSLLVKAGSGALTLGQPSGPGVPADFAKHTLTCTYNDLDSVKAAFEQYPTEIACLIVEPVAGNMNCIPPQNGFLQGLRELCTQYGTVFIIDEVMTGFRVALGGAQSYYGVTPDLTTLGKIIGGGMPVGAFGGKKEIMEYIAPTGPVYQAGTLSGNPIAMAAGLACLTELSKAGNEETLALKTKTLAEGLKALADKHNVPLTVQYVGGMFGLFFTEQKAVNNFQEVMKCDAAKFNRFFHLMLEEGIYLAPSAFEAGFMSLAHSDADIARTLDAADKAFAQL
- the wecA gene encoding UDP-N-acetylglucosamine--undecaprenyl-phosphate N-acetylglucosaminephosphotransferase; translation: MWLTFLTVFIVSFLSLIVMRPVAEFIGLVDKPNFRKRHQGLIPLIGGIALFLGNLTFYFMQWQDMRLPELYLSAVTILLIIGVLDDRFDVSPLLRAGIQAGLAGAMIYSGLSLESLGQIIAPFSIELGWLGIVFTVFITIGVINAFNMVDGIDGLLAGLSSVSFAGLGTLMFINGEPSLGYWCFAIIFVLLPYAMFNLSLFGAKWKVFMGDSGSMLIGFTIIWILLLSTQGQGSPISPITGLWLIAVPLIDMVAVIIRRLKKGKSPFKPDRLHLHHLMMRAGLTSRQALLVITLWAAFCSTIGVLGEVYYWNQWVMMLMFLGLFLLYAYSITHAWRVTRFVRRLKRRAKRNQRINNI